CAGATGACGAAGGAAGGCGGCAACCCGGCCCTAGAATATGTTGTCGATTTTCGAAAATATCGACACGTTTCATTGACCTGTCGACGGCAGCGACATATCCTCCAGACCTGTCGCCAAAAATCGATTTTGACACCATGACATCGCCAGCCTGGCACCCTGAACGGCCCTACGACGGTCTCCCCCTCCTTCCTCCCGGCCAGGAGATCGAAACCAGGGCCGTACTCAAACGCTGCATCCCCGCCAGGGCCGCACTGGCCGAACTCAAGCAGGCGGCCGAGCTGATTCCCAACCAGGACATGCTCATCAACACCATTCCCCTGCTCGAAGCCAAGGACAGCTCGGAAATCGAGAACATCGTCACCAGCACCGACAAGCTGTTCCAGTTCGCACACAGCGACAGCCAGGCCGACCCGGCCACCAAGGAAGCCCTGCGCTACCGTACCGCGCTCTACCGCGGTTTCCGCTCGCTGGCCGAGCGCCCCCTATGCACGGCCACGGCCATCGAGGTCTGCCGGACGACGAAGGGCGTCGACATGGACATCCGGCGCACCCCTGGCACCCGGCTGGCCAACGACCGCAGCGGGGAAACCATCTACACCCCGCCCGAAGGCGAAGCCTGCCTGCGCGAACTGCTCGCCAACTGGGAAAGATTCCTGCACGGCGAGGAAGACATCGACCCCCTCGTGCGCATGGCCGTTGCCCATTACCAGTTCGAGGCCATCCACCCCTTCAGCGACGGCAACGGCCGCACCGGCCGCGTCATCAACATCCTCTATCTGATCCAGCAGAACCTGCTCGGTCTCCCCATCCTTTACCTGAGCCGCCACATCATCGCCCACAAGGCCGACTACTACCGGCTGTTGCTGGACGTGACACGCCAAGGCGCCTGGGAACCCTGGATACTCTTCATGCTGCAGGCCGTCGAGGAAACCGCGCGATGGACCACCGCCAAGATCGGCGCCATCCGCAGCCTGGCGGAACATACGGCCAGCCATATCCGGGAAAGACAACCCAAGATCTACAGCCGCGAACTCGTCGACGTCATTTTCGAGCAGCCCTACTGCCGCATCGCCAACCTGGTCGAAAAGAACATCGCCCAGCGCCAGGCCGCCTCTCATTACCTCAAGGAACTGGTTGCCATCGGCGTTCTGCACGAATTCCAGGCCGGGCGGGAAAAGCTGTTCATTCATCCCAAACTGATGCAACTCCTCACCCGCGACAGCAACCTGTTTGCCGCTTACGCCTGAATTCACCCGCCAGAAGAAAAACGGCGCCGAAGCGCCGTCTCCCTCTCTGTTGGCGTTGGGGCCTTGATCACATGCTGCGCCGGTACTGCCCCCCCACCTTGTACAGCGCCTCGGTGATCTGCCCCAGCGAGCAGTAGCGCACCGCGTCGACCAGCACCTCGAACACGTTGGCGTTGTCGATGACGGCCTGCTGCAGCTTCGCCTGCCACCTCGGCGACTCCTTGGCATTGCGGGCGTGGAAATCCTTGAGGCGCTGCAACTGTCCCTGCTTTTCCTCTTCGGTCGAGCGTGCCAGCTCGATTTCCTGCTGCGCCTGCCCCTTCGGATTGAGGAAGGTGTTCACGCCGATGATGGGATACGAGCCGTCGTGCTTCTTGTGCTCGTAGTACAGCGACTCTTCCTGGATCTTGCCGCGCTGGTAGCCGGTCTCCATGGCGCCGAGCACGCCGCCGCGGCTGGCGATGGCTTCGAACTCCTTGAGCACGGCTTCTTCGACGAGGTCGGTGAGTTCCTCGATGACGAAGGCGCCCTGGTTGGGGTTCTCGTTCTTGGCCAGGCCCCATTCGCGGTTGATGATGAGCTGGATCGCCATCGCGCGCCGCACGCTCTCTTCGGTCGGCGTGGTGATGGCCTCGTCGTAGGCGTTGGTGTGCAGGCTGTTGCAGTTGTCGTAGATGGCGATCAGCGCCTGCAGCGTGGTGCGGATGTCGTTGAAGTCCATCTCCTGCGCGTGCAGGCTGCGGCCGGAGGTCTGCACGTGGTACTTCAGCTTCTGGCTGCGCTCGTTGGCGCCGTACTTGTTCTTCATCGCCACCGCCCAGATGCGGCGGGCGACGCGGCCGATCACCGTGTATTCCGGGTCCATGCCATTGCTGAAGAAGAAGCTGAGGTTGGGCGCGAAGTCGTCGATGTGCATGCCGCGCGCGAGGTAGCTCTCGACGTAGGTGAAACCGTTGGCGAGCGTGAAGGCGAGCTGGCTGATGGGATTCGCGCCGGCTTCGGCGATGTGGTAGCCGGAGATCGACACCGAGTAGAAGTTCTGCACCTTGTGGTGCACGAAATACTCCTGGATGTCGCCCATCATCTTCAGCGCGAATTCGGTGCTGAAGATGCAGGTGTTCTGGCCCTGGTCTTCCTTGAGGATGTCGGCCTGCACCGTGCCGCGCACCGAGGACAGCGTCCATGCCCGGATCTTGGCGTATTCGTCCTCGGTCGGCTCGCGGCCGTTGTCGGCCGTGAACTTGGCGAGTTGCTGCTCGAGCGCGGTGTTGAAGAAGAAAGCCAGGATGATGGGCGCCGGGCCGTTGATCGTCATCGACACCGAGGTGGTCGGGCAGCACAGGTCGAAGCCGTCGTACAGCACCTTCATGTCGTCCAGCGTGGCGATGCTGACGCCGGAGTTGCCGATCTTGCCGTAGATGTCCGGGCGCAGGTCGGGGTCGCAGCCGTACAGGGTGACCGAATCGAAGGCGGTGCTGAGGCGATGCGCCGGCATGCCTTCGGAGACCTTCTTGAAGCGGCGGTTGGTGCGGAAGGCGTCGCCTTCGCCGGCGAACATCCGCGTCGGGTCCTCGCCCTCGCGCTTGAAGGCGAACACGCCGGCGGTGTAGGGGAAGGAGCCGGGGACGTTCTCCTTCATCAGGAATTTCAGCGTCTCGCCGTCGTCCTCGAAGTCCGGCAGCGCCACCTTGCGGATCTTGCTGCCGGACAGCGAGGTGTGGGTGAGCTGGGTGCGGATCTCCTTGTCGCGGATCTTCACCACGTATTCGTCGGCGGCGTACAGCGCCTTGGTGGTGGGCCACTGTTCCAGCAGCTTCTTCGCCGCCGGGGTGAGTTCGCCGTCCTTCCAGTCGATCAGTTCGCCGAACGAACCTGCCTCCTTGCCGCACTGCTCGAACAGCGCCCTGGCGATCCTCAGCGACTGGCGCTCGCGCGCCACGCGGGCCTGGCTGGAGATGTGCCCGTGGTAATTGCGCACCGTGTCGGCGATCTCCGCCAGGTAGCGGATGCGCTCGGCCGGCACGATGGCACGGCCTTCGGACGATGCCTTGACCGTCACCGCCGGCAGCCTGCTCTTGCCCGCCTTCAGGCCCTTGCCCGCCAGCGCCGGCAGCATCGCCTGGTACAGCGCGGTGACGCCGTCGTCGTTGAAGCGCGCCGCCATGGTGCCGAACACCGGCATGTCGTCGGCCGGCAGGTTGAACAGCTCTCGGTTGCGCTGGTACTGCTTGCGCACGTCGCGCAGCGCGTCCTGCGCGCCCTTGCGGTCGAACTTGTTGATCGCGACGAAATCGGCGAAATCCAGCATGTCGATCTTCTCGAGCTGGCTCGCGGCGCCGAACTCGGGCGTCATCACGTACAGCGACAGGTCGACGAAGGGCACGATCGCGGCATTGCCCTGGCCGATGCCCGAGGTCTCGACGATGACGAGATCGAAGCCGGCCAGCTTGCACGCGGCGATGACTTCCGGCAGCGCGGCGGAGATTTCGGAGCCGGTGTCGCGGGTGGCGAGCGAGCGCATGTAGATGCCTTCGTGCTCGATCGCGTTCATGCGGATGCGGTCGCCCAGCAGCGCGCCGCCAGTGCGCTTGCGCGAGGGGTCGATGGAGACGATGGCGAGCTTGAGCTTGTCGCCCTGGTCGAGGCGGAAGCGGCGCACCAGTTCGTCGGTCAGCGAGGACTTGCCCGCGCCGCCGGTGCCGGTGATGCCCAGCGTCGGCACCCTGGTCCTGGCCGCGGCCTCTTTCAGCGCCTGCTTGACGTCGTCGCCGTAGCCGCCGTTTTCCAGCGCGGTGATGATCTTCGCCAGCGCGCGGCGGTCGCCCCTGGCGAGCGCCTTCAGCACCTCGTCGGCCTTTTGCGGCGCCGCGGCGGTGAGATCGGCGTCGGCGTGCTCGACCACGCTGTTGATCATGCCCTGCAGGCCCATCCTGGCGCCGTCCTCGGGCGAGAAGATGTGGGTGACGCCGTAGCCGTGCAGTTCCTTGATCTCGGCCGGCACGATCACGCCGCCGCCGCCGCCGAACACCTTGATGTTCTCGCCGCCGTTGGCCTTGAGCAGGTCGACCATGTACTTGAAGAACTCGACGTGGCCGCCCTGGTAGCTGGTGATGGCGATGCCCTGCACGTCTTCTTGCAGCGCCGCATTGACGATCTCGCCGACCGAGCGGTTGTGGCCGAGGTGGATCACCTCGGCGCCGGTCGACTGCAGGATGCGGCGCATGATGTTGATCGAGGCATCGTGCCCGTCGAACAGCGCCGCCGCGGTGACGAAGCGCACCTTGTTCTTCGGCTTGTAGGGCGCCAGCTTGTGCGCCACGCTCAGGTCGGTCATGTCGTGCTCCTCCGCCGGATGAATGTTGTCTTCGAATGGTAGAAGTCGGGCGCCTGCATTGCCATTGCCGCAGCGGACGACGATCGTGCAGAATCCGCCAGAATCGCCGGCCGCTTTTTCGAGGTCCGTCCCACCGCCGCCATGCCCTACCCCGCGCCCGCCGCCGCCACTGCATCCCCCCGCGCCTATCGCAGCCGCGCCACGGTGGCGATGGGTTTCGTGACCGGCATGCTGTCAGGCATGCGCCGGCAGGGCCGCGATCCCGCGCCCATCCTCGCCGCCAGCGGCATCGACCTTGCAGACGCTGCCAGCCGCATCCCGGTCGATCGCTACGCGGCGCTGTACAACCGGGTGATCGCCGAACTCGATGACGAGGGTTTCGGCCTCTTCAGCCGCAGCATGCCGCCGGGCTGCTTCGAATTCCTGTGCCGCGGCATGCTGGGCGCCCCGACGCTGGCCGAGGCGCTGGCGCGCGCGGCGCGCTTCATGCGCATCGTGCTGCCGGACCTCGAGGTCCGCATCCGGCGCGAGGACGGACGGGCCGAGCTGCGGATCGCCGAGACGCGGCCGCTCGCGGCGGAGCCGGACGATCCCGCGCGGGTCTTCGCCTTCGAATGGCTGCTGCGCCTGCTGCACGGCCTGGCGTGCTGGTTCGCGGGCCGCGGGCTGGCGCTGGACGCGGTGAGCTTTCCCTACGCCCGGCCGCCGCATGCCGACGACTACGCGCTGGTCTACACCGAGCACTCCCGCTTCGGGGCCGGGTCGCTGTGCGCCGGCTTCCAGGCCAATCTGCTCGACCTGCCGCTCCGCCGCGACGAGACGGCGCTCGCCGAATTCCTCGACGGCGCGCCGGGCAAGATCTCCATGCTGTACCGCCGCGACCGCGAGATGGTCTTCCGCGTGCGCGACCTGCTGCGCGACGCCCTGCCCGCCAACCTGCCGCTGGAAGAAGTCGCCGCCCGCCTGCACGTCTCGCCGCGCACCCTGCACCGGCGCCTGGAGGAAGAAGGCGCCGGCTTTCGCACGATCAAGGACGCCATCCGGCGCGACATCGCACTGGCGCGCCTGACCAAGACGCAGCAGCCCATCGCGCAACTGGCCGCCGACCTCGGCTATGCGGACACTTCGGCCTTCTACCGCGCCTTCGTCGCCTGGTGCGGCGTGTCGCCGGAGCAGTTCCGCCGCCGGCTCGCCGGGCGCGGGAAAGGAAGCGCCGCGGGCTGAGGCGGACATGCACCGGCCACGCAGCCGAACGCGTCGATTCGCACGCACGCGGAAACGGAAGTTGTGCAAACATCGTCCCCATAACGACGACTCATGATCCGGAGACACCTCGCCCATGGCGAAGCCCGCCGATGCCATGCCTGAAGGCCCGCCCTTCACGCCGGAGCAACTGCGCCGGCACGATCTGCTGCTGGCCGGGTTCGACCTGCTCGACCAGGCGATCGCGGTGTTCGACACCGCGCCCAGGCTCGTCACCTGGAACAAGGCCATGGTGCGCCTGCTCGACTTTCCCGAGGAGCTGGTCAGGGTCGGCACGCCCTTCGAAGCCTTCGTGCGCTTCAACGCCGAGCGCGGCGAGTACGGCGAGGGCGACGTCGAGCGCCTGGTCGCCGAGCGCGTCGCCGCGGCGCGCGCCTTCCAGCCCCACTACGTGGAGCGGGCCCGGCCCAACGGCACGGTGCTGGCCGTGCGCGGCGTGCCGATTCCAAACCTGGGCTTCGTGTCGCTGTGGACCGACATCACCGAACAGCGCCGCTACGAGACGCTGATCCAGGGCCAGAACGCGCAGCTCGAAGCGCGGGTGCGCGAGCGCACCGCCGAACTCGAGGAGGCCAACAGCGAGATCGACCAGATCGCCGGCGCCCTGCGCCGCAGCGAACACCGCCTGCAGTTGATCATCGATTCGATCCCGGCGCTGATCGCCTACGTGGACAGCAACGAGATCTACCATTTCGCCAACCGCGGCTACGCCGAATGGTTCGGCTACCCGAAGGACGAGATCGTCGGCCGCGGCATCCGCGAAGTGCTCGGCGACGACGCCTATGTCCAGATCCGGCAGCACGTCGATCGCGCCCGCACCGGCGAGCGCGTGTGCTACGAGTACAGCCGCACCGGCAGCAACGGCCGCCTGCTCCATGCGCGCAGCGTGCTGGTGCCGGAGATGGGCGCCGACGGCAGCACGGTGGTCGGCTTCTTCGTGATGACCACCGACATCACCGAGCAGAAGGCCAACCAGGCCGCGCTGGTGCAGGCGCAGAAGATGGAGGCGGTGGGCCAGCTCACCGGCGGCCTCGCGCACGACTTCAACAACCTGCTCACCATCATCATCGGCAACCTGTCGGCACTGCAGGACCGGCCCGAGGGCGCGGACGTCGCGCAGTACGTCGGGCCCTCGCTGCAGGCCGCGCGCCGCGGCGCGGAACTGATCCGCCGGCTGCTGGGCTTCTCGCGCCGGCAGACGCTGGAACCGACCGCGGTCGAGGTCGGTTCGCTGGTGCACAACATGACCCACCTGCTGGTGCGCACGCTCGGCGAGACGGTCCGCATGCGGCTGCGGCTGCCGGGCGAGCCGCTGCACGCGCTGGTCGATCCGCACCAGCTCGAGAACGCGATCCTCAACCTGGCGCTGAACGCGCGCGACGCCATGGCCGACGGCGGCGAGCTGACGATCGCGGTGACGCAGCGCTCGCTGGATGCGGCGCTGGCGCGGGCGGCGGAGGTGCCGCCGGGCGACTACGTGCAGATCGACGTCTCGGACACCGGCTGCGGCATCGAGCCGGCGGTGCTGCCCCGGGTGATGGAGCCGTTCTTCACCACCAAGCCCTTCGGCGGCGGCAGCGGCCTGGGCCTGTCGATGGTCTATGGCTTCGTGCGCCAGTCGGGCGGCAACCTGCGCATTCTCAGCACGCCGGGCAAGGGGACCAACGTGCGCTTCGTGCTGCCGATGACCTCCGCGGCCCAGGCCACGACCCCGCGTGCCGAGCGGCCGGCCGGCAGCCCGCCGATGCGCGACGGCCCGGTTCTGCTGGTCGAGGACGAGCCGGAGGTGCGCAAGGTGATCCGCATGCAGCTCAACGCGCTCGGCCACCCCGTCATCGAGGCCGGCGACGGCATCGAGGCACTGACCCTGCTCGAGAACGTCGGCGACATCGCCATCCTCGTCAGCGACACGGTGATGCCCGGCGGCATCGGCGGCCCCGAACTGGCGGCCCGCGCACGCGCGCTGCGGCCCGGCCTGCCGGTGCTGCTGATCACCGGCTACGCCAGCGAAAGCCTCACCGCCAGCGCCGGGACGGACATACCGGTGCTGCGCAAGCCCTTCGACCAGCCCGCCCTCGCCGGCGCACTCGCCGATCTCCTGGAAGCCAGCCCGACATGACCCTGCCACGCCCCGACACGCCCGCCACGATCTTCGTGCTCGAGGACGAACCCGACATCGCGCGCCTGATCTGCGCCAGCCTTAGCG
This DNA window, taken from Thauera sp. K11, encodes the following:
- a CDS encoding PAS-domain containing protein, with the protein product MAKPADAMPEGPPFTPEQLRRHDLLLAGFDLLDQAIAVFDTAPRLVTWNKAMVRLLDFPEELVRVGTPFEAFVRFNAERGEYGEGDVERLVAERVAAARAFQPHYVERARPNGTVLAVRGVPIPNLGFVSLWTDITEQRRYETLIQGQNAQLEARVRERTAELEEANSEIDQIAGALRRSEHRLQLIIDSIPALIAYVDSNEIYHFANRGYAEWFGYPKDEIVGRGIREVLGDDAYVQIRQHVDRARTGERVCYEYSRTGSNGRLLHARSVLVPEMGADGSTVVGFFVMTTDITEQKANQAALVQAQKMEAVGQLTGGLAHDFNNLLTIIIGNLSALQDRPEGADVAQYVGPSLQAARRGAELIRRLLGFSRRQTLEPTAVEVGSLVHNMTHLLVRTLGETVRMRLRLPGEPLHALVDPHQLENAILNLALNARDAMADGGELTIAVTQRSLDAALARAAEVPPGDYVQIDVSDTGCGIEPAVLPRVMEPFFTTKPFGGGSGLGLSMVYGFVRQSGGNLRILSTPGKGTNVRFVLPMTSAAQATTPRAERPAGSPPMRDGPVLLVEDEPEVRKVIRMQLNALGHPVIEAGDGIEALTLLENVGDIAILVSDTVMPGGIGGPELAARARALRPGLPVLLITGYASESLTASAGTDIPVLRKPFDQPALAGALADLLEASPT
- a CDS encoding AraC family transcriptional regulator, whose amino-acid sequence is MPYPAPAAATASPRAYRSRATVAMGFVTGMLSGMRRQGRDPAPILAASGIDLADAASRIPVDRYAALYNRVIAELDDEGFGLFSRSMPPGCFEFLCRGMLGAPTLAEALARAARFMRIVLPDLEVRIRREDGRAELRIAETRPLAAEPDDPARVFAFEWLLRLLHGLACWFAGRGLALDAVSFPYARPPHADDYALVYTEHSRFGAGSLCAGFQANLLDLPLRRDETALAEFLDGAPGKISMLYRRDREMVFRVRDLLRDALPANLPLEEVAARLHVSPRTLHRRLEEEGAGFRTIKDAIRRDIALARLTKTQQPIAQLAADLGYADTSAFYRAFVAWCGVSPEQFRRRLAGRGKGSAAG
- the fic gene encoding protein adenylyltransferase Fic — translated: MTSPAWHPERPYDGLPLLPPGQEIETRAVLKRCIPARAALAELKQAAELIPNQDMLINTIPLLEAKDSSEIENIVTSTDKLFQFAHSDSQADPATKEALRYRTALYRGFRSLAERPLCTATAIEVCRTTKGVDMDIRRTPGTRLANDRSGETIYTPPEGEACLRELLANWERFLHGEEDIDPLVRMAVAHYQFEAIHPFSDGNGRTGRVINILYLIQQNLLGLPILYLSRHIIAHKADYYRLLLDVTRQGAWEPWILFMLQAVEETARWTTAKIGAIRSLAEHTASHIRERQPKIYSRELVDVIFEQPYCRIANLVEKNIAQRQAASHYLKELVAIGVLHEFQAGREKLFIHPKLMQLLTRDSNLFAAYA
- the icmF gene encoding fused isobutyryl-CoA mutase/GTPase IcmF, with product MTDLSVAHKLAPYKPKNKVRFVTAAALFDGHDASINIMRRILQSTGAEVIHLGHNRSVGEIVNAALQEDVQGIAITSYQGGHVEFFKYMVDLLKANGGENIKVFGGGGGVIVPAEIKELHGYGVTHIFSPEDGARMGLQGMINSVVEHADADLTAAAPQKADEVLKALARGDRRALAKIITALENGGYGDDVKQALKEAAARTRVPTLGITGTGGAGKSSLTDELVRRFRLDQGDKLKLAIVSIDPSRKRTGGALLGDRIRMNAIEHEGIYMRSLATRDTGSEISAALPEVIAACKLAGFDLVIVETSGIGQGNAAIVPFVDLSLYVMTPEFGAASQLEKIDMLDFADFVAINKFDRKGAQDALRDVRKQYQRNRELFNLPADDMPVFGTMAARFNDDGVTALYQAMLPALAGKGLKAGKSRLPAVTVKASSEGRAIVPAERIRYLAEIADTVRNYHGHISSQARVARERQSLRIARALFEQCGKEAGSFGELIDWKDGELTPAAKKLLEQWPTTKALYAADEYVVKIRDKEIRTQLTHTSLSGSKIRKVALPDFEDDGETLKFLMKENVPGSFPYTAGVFAFKREGEDPTRMFAGEGDAFRTNRRFKKVSEGMPAHRLSTAFDSVTLYGCDPDLRPDIYGKIGNSGVSIATLDDMKVLYDGFDLCCPTTSVSMTINGPAPIILAFFFNTALEQQLAKFTADNGREPTEDEYAKIRAWTLSSVRGTVQADILKEDQGQNTCIFSTEFALKMMGDIQEYFVHHKVQNFYSVSISGYHIAEAGANPISQLAFTLANGFTYVESYLARGMHIDDFAPNLSFFFSNGMDPEYTVIGRVARRIWAVAMKNKYGANERSQKLKYHVQTSGRSLHAQEMDFNDIRTTLQALIAIYDNCNSLHTNAYDEAITTPTEESVRRAMAIQLIINREWGLAKNENPNQGAFVIEELTDLVEEAVLKEFEAIASRGGVLGAMETGYQRGKIQEESLYYEHKKHDGSYPIIGVNTFLNPKGQAQQEIELARSTEEEKQGQLQRLKDFHARNAKESPRWQAKLQQAVIDNANVFEVLVDAVRYCSLGQITEALYKVGGQYRRSM